The following coding sequences are from one Streptococcus mitis window:
- a CDS encoding adenylosuccinate synthase yields MTSVVVVGTQWGDEGKGKITDFLSANAEVIARYQGGDNAGHTIVIDGKKFKLHLIPSGIFFPEKISVIGNGMVVNPKSLVKELSYLHEEGVTTDNLRISDRAHVILPYHIELDRLQEEAKGDNKIGTTIKGIGPAYMDKAARVGIRIADLLDKDIFRERLERNLAEKNRLFEKLYDSKAIAFDDIFEEYYEYGQQIKKYVTDTSVILNDALDNGKRVLFEGAQGVMLDIDQGTYPFVTSSNPVAGGVTIGSGVGPSKIDKVVGVCKAYTSRVGDGPFPTELFDEVGERIREVGHEYGTTTGRPRRVGWFDSVVMRHSRRVSGITNLSLNSIDVLSGLDTVKICVAYDLDGQRIDYYPASLEQLKRCKPIYEELPGWSEDITGVRNLEDLPENARNYVRRVSELVGVRISTFSVGPGREQTNILESVWS; encoded by the coding sequence ATGACTTCAGTTGTTGTTGTAGGTACCCAATGGGGTGATGAAGGTAAAGGGAAGATTACAGACTTCCTTTCAGCGAATGCAGAAGTGATTGCACGTTACCAAGGTGGTGATAATGCAGGTCACACGATTGTGATTGATGGTAAGAAATTTAAGTTGCACTTGATTCCATCTGGAATTTTCTTCCCTGAAAAAATCTCTGTTATTGGGAATGGTATGGTTGTAAATCCTAAATCTCTTGTAAAAGAGTTGAGCTATCTTCATGAGGAAGGTGTTACAACTGATAACTTGCGTATTTCTGATCGCGCGCATGTCATTTTGCCTTATCATATCGAGTTGGATCGTTTGCAAGAAGAAGCTAAGGGCGATAATAAGATTGGCACTACAATCAAGGGAATTGGTCCAGCTTATATGGACAAGGCTGCTCGTGTTGGGATTCGTATCGCCGATCTTTTAGATAAAGATATTTTCCGTGAGCGCTTAGAACGTAACCTTGCTGAAAAGAATCGTCTTTTTGAAAAATTGTATGACAGTAAAGCGATTGCTTTCGATGATATTTTTGAAGAATATTATGAATATGGTCAACAAATCAAGAAGTATGTGACAGATACATCTGTCATTTTGAATGATGCGCTTGATAATGGAAAACGTGTGCTTTTTGAAGGTGCACAAGGTGTTATGCTAGATATCGACCAAGGTACGTATCCATTTGTTACGTCATCAAACCCTGTGGCTGGTGGTGTTACGATTGGTTCTGGTGTTGGTCCAAGTAAGATTGACAAGGTTGTTGGTGTATGTAAAGCCTATACGAGTCGTGTAGGAGACGGTCCTTTCCCAACTGAGTTGTTTGATGAAGTGGGAGAACGCATTCGTGAAGTAGGTCATGAGTATGGTACAACAACTGGTCGTCCACGTCGTGTGGGTTGGTTTGACTCAGTTGTGATGCGTCATAGTCGTCGTGTTTCTGGTATCACTAACCTTTCATTGAACTCTATCGATGTTTTGAGTGGTTTAGATACAGTGAAAATCTGTGTGGCCTATGATCTTGATGGTCAACGTATTGACTACTATCCAGCTAGTCTTGAGCAATTGAAACGTTGCAAGCCTATTTATGAAGAGTTACCAGGTTGGTCAGAAGATATTACTGGAGTTCGTAATTTGGAAGATCTTCCGGAGAATGCGCGTAACTATGTTCGTCGTGTGAGTGAATTGGTTGGCGTTCGTATTTCTACTTTCTCAGTAGGTCCTGGTCGTGAACAAACAAATATTTTAGAAAGTGTTTGGTCCTAA
- a CDS encoding transcriptional regulator encodes MFKELYKEVQGIVYKSRNEYYLHLWELSDWDQEGMICLHELISREEELVEDIPRLRKYFKTKFRNRILDYIRKQESQKRRYDKEPYEEVGEISHRISEGGLCLDDYYLFHETLRDYRSKQSKDKQEELERVLRHERFRGRQRVLKDLRIVFKEFDIRTR; translated from the coding sequence ATGTTTAAAGAATTGTATAAAGAAGTCCAGGGAATTGTATATAAAAGTAGAAATGAATATTACCTTCATTTATGGGAGCTATCGGATTGGGACCAAGAGGGAATGATTTGCTTACATGAATTGATCAGTAGAGAAGAAGAGCTAGTAGAAGATATTCCTCGTTTAAGGAAATATTTTAAGACTAAGTTCCGTAATCGAATTCTAGACTATATCCGTAAGCAAGAAAGTCAAAAACGAAGATATGATAAAGAACCGTATGAAGAAGTAGGTGAGATTAGTCATCGTATCAGTGAGGGAGGTCTGTGTCTAGATGATTATTATCTCTTTCATGAGACACTAAGAGATTATAGAAGTAAACAAAGTAAAGACAAACAAGAAGAGTTAGAACGGGTCCTAAGACATGAACGCTTCCGAGGGCGTCAAAGAGTATTAAAAGACTTACGTATTGTGTTTAAGGAGTTTGATATCCGTACTCGGTAA
- the comW gene encoding sigma(X)-activator ComW yields the protein MLQNIYDQMTDFYDSIEEEYATFFGNSWDWEHFHFKFLIYYLVRYRIVSYRDFIVYHYRVAYRLYLEKLIMKQGFVAC from the coding sequence ATGCTACAAAATATTTATGATCAGATGACTGATTTCTATGACAGTATCGAAGAAGAGTATGCTACTTTCTTTGGTAATAGTTGGGACTGGGAACATTTTCATTTTAAGTTTTTGATTTATTATCTTGTCCGATATCGTATTGTGAGCTATCGGGATTTTATTGTTTACCATTATCGTGTTGCTTATCGTTTGTATCTTGAAAAATTGATAATGAAACAAGGTTTTGTTGCTTGTTGA
- the ftsH gene encoding ATP-dependent zinc metalloprotease FtsH, whose amino-acid sequence MKKQNNGLIKNPFLWLLLIFFLVTAYQYFSTGSVAGKSEQINYTELVKEITDDNVKELTYQPNGSVIEVSGVYKNPKTSKEETGIQFFSPSATTVEKFSSIILPSDTTVSELQKLASDHKAEVTVKHESSSGMWINILVSIVPFGILFFFLFSMMGNMGGNNSRNPMSFGRSKAKAANKEDIKVRFSDVAGAEEEKQELVEVVEFLKDPKRFTKLGARIPAGVLLEGPPGTGKTLLAKAVAGEAGVPFFSISGSDFVEMFVGVGASRVRSLFEDAKKAAPAIIFIDEIDAVGRQRGVGLGGGNDEREQTLNQLLIEMDGFEGNEGIIVIAATNRSDVLDPALLRPGRFDRKVLVGRPDVKGREAILKVHAKNKPLAEDVDLKLVAQQTPGFVGADLENVLNEAALVAARRNKSIIDASDIDEAEDRVIAGPSKKDKTVSQKERELVAYHEAGHTIVGLVLSNARVVHKVTIVPRGRAGGYMIALPKEDQMLLSKEDMKEQLAGLMGGRVAEEIIFNVQTTGASNDFEQATQMARAMVTEYGMSEKLGPVQYEGNHAMFGAQSPQKSISEQTAYEIDEEVRSLLNEARNKAAEIIQSNRETHKLIAEALLKYETLDSTQIKALYETGKMPETVEEESHALSYDEVKSKMNDEK is encoded by the coding sequence ATGAAAAAACAAAATAATGGTTTAATTAAAAATCCTTTTCTATGGTTATTACTTATTTTTTTCCTAGTTACAGCTTACCAGTATTTTAGTACAGGTAGTGTTGCAGGGAAAAGTGAGCAAATTAATTATACAGAATTGGTAAAAGAAATTACCGATGACAATGTAAAAGAATTGACTTACCAACCAAATGGCAGTGTTATCGAAGTTTCAGGTGTCTATAAAAATCCTAAAACAAGTAAAGAAGAAACAGGTATCCAGTTCTTTTCTCCTTCTGCTACAACAGTAGAGAAATTTTCAAGTATTATTCTTCCTTCAGATACTACAGTATCAGAATTGCAAAAACTTGCTTCTGACCATAAGGCGGAAGTAACTGTTAAGCATGAAAGTTCAAGTGGTATGTGGATTAATATTCTTGTATCCATTGTGCCATTCGGTATTCTATTCTTCTTCCTATTCTCTATGATGGGAAATATGGGAGGAAATAATAGCCGTAACCCAATGAGTTTTGGACGTAGTAAGGCTAAAGCCGCAAATAAAGAAGATATTAAAGTAAGATTTTCAGATGTTGCTGGAGCTGAGGAAGAAAAACAAGAACTAGTTGAAGTTGTTGAATTCTTAAAAGATCCAAAACGATTTACAAAACTTGGGGCCCGTATTCCAGCAGGTGTTCTTTTAGAGGGACCTCCGGGGACAGGTAAGACCTTGCTTGCTAAGGCAGTTGCTGGAGAAGCAGGTGTTCCATTCTTTAGTATCTCAGGTTCTGACTTTGTAGAAATGTTTGTCGGAGTTGGAGCTAGTCGTGTTCGTTCTCTTTTTGAAGATGCCAAAAAAGCAGCACCAGCTATTATCTTTATCGATGAAATTGATGCTGTTGGACGTCAACGTGGAGTCGGTCTTGGCGGAGGTAATGACGAACGTGAACAAACCTTGAACCAACTCTTGATTGAGATGGACGGTTTTGAGGGAAATGAAGGGATTATTGTCATCGCTGCGACAAACCGTTCAGATGTACTTGACCCTGCCCTTTTGCGTCCAGGACGTTTTGATAGAAAAGTATTGGTTGGCCGTCCTGATGTTAAAGGTCGCGAAGCAATCTTGAAAGTTCATGCTAAGAACAAGCCTTTAGCAGAAGATGTTGATTTGAAATTAGTGGCTCAACAAACTCCAGGTTTTGTTGGTGCTGATTTAGAGAATGTATTGAATGAAGCTGCTTTAGTCGCTGCTCGTCGCAATAAATCAATAATTGATGCCTCAGATATTGATGAAGCAGAAGATAGAGTTATTGCTGGTCCTTCTAAGAAAGATAAGACAGTTTCACAAAAAGAACGTGAATTGGTTGCCTACCATGAGGCTGGACACACCATTGTTGGTCTAGTCTTATCGAATGCCCGTGTTGTTCATAAAGTTACTATCGTACCACGAGGCCGTGCAGGCGGTTATATGATTGCACTTCCTAAAGAGGATCAAATGCTTCTATCTAAAGAAGATATGAAAGAGCAATTGGCTGGCTTAATGGGTGGACGTGTAGCTGAAGAAATTATCTTTAATGTCCAAACGACAGGAGCTTCAAACGACTTTGAACAAGCTACTCAGATGGCGCGTGCAATGGTTACAGAGTACGGTATGAGTGAAAAACTTGGCCCAGTACAATATGAAGGAAACCATGCTATGTTTGGTGCACAGAGTCCTCAAAAATCAATTTCAGAACAAACAGCTTATGAAATTGACGAAGAAGTTCGTTCATTATTAAATGAAGCACGAAATAAAGCTGCTGAAATCATCCAATCAAATCGTGAAACTCACAAGTTGATTGCAGAAGCATTATTGAAATACGAAACATTGGATAGTACACAAATTAAAGCTCTTTATGAAACAGGAAAGATGCCTGAAACAGTCGAAGAGGAATCACATGCACTATCCTATGATGAAGTAAAGTCAAAAATGAATGACGAAAAATAA
- the hpt gene encoding hypoxanthine phosphoribosyltransferase, producing MLENDIKKILVSHDEITEVAKKLGAQLTKDYAGKNPILIGILKGSIPFMAELVKHIDTHIEMDFMMVSSYHGGTASSGVINIKQDVTQDIKGRHVLFIEDIIDTGQTLKSLRDMFKAREAASVKIATLLDKPEGRVVEIEADYTCFTIPNEFVVGYGLDYKENYRNLPYVGVLKEEVYSN from the coding sequence ATGTTAGAAAACGATATTAAAAAAATCCTTGTTTCACACGATGAAATTACAGAAGTTGCTAAAAAATTAGGTGCCCAACTAACTAAAGACTATGCAGGAAAAAATCCGATTTTAATTGGGATTTTAAAAGGATCTATCCCTTTTATGGCTGAATTGGTTAAACATATTGATACACATATTGAAATGGACTTCATGATGGTTTCTAGCTACCATGGTGGAACAGCAAGTAGTGGTGTCATTAATATCAAGCAAGATGTGACTCAAGATATCAAAGGAAGACATGTTCTGTTTATAGAAGATATCATTGATACAGGTCAAACTTTGAAGAGTTTAAGAGATATGTTTAAAGCAAGAGAGGCTGCTTCTGTTAAAATTGCAACCTTGTTGGATAAACCAGAGGGACGTGTTGTAGAAATTGAGGCAGACTATACCTGCTTTACTATCCCAAATGAGTTTGTAGTAGGTTATGGTTTAGACTACAAAGAAAACTATCGTAACCTTCCTTATGTTGGAGTATTGAAAGAAGAAGTATATTCAAATTAG